A segment of the Brevundimonas sp. M20 genome:
CAGCGTCAGGGTGCGGTTCGAGCCCAGCGAGCGCAGGTTCGGCAGCGACAGGCCGCCGTCACCCAGGCCCGAGCCGGTGGTGTCCGACGGAACGACCGAGTTCGACAGGGCCGGGATGGTGGCCAGATAGTCGATGACCGTGGTCTGGCCGGTCGACAGCAGGTCTTCGCGCTGGACCTGGATCAGAGGGGTGGCGGCGTTCTCGGCGCTGCGGCGGATGCGCGAGCCCGTGATGACGACTTCGCCCAGTTCAGTGGCGTCCTGGGTGTCGGCTGCGGTCGGTGCTTGCTGAGGGGCCGGGGTCTGGGCCCAGGCCGGAGCCGCAACGGCGATGACACCAGCCAGCACGGTGCTGGCCAGCAAGTGGCTACGCATAACAGTCATTCGTGAGTCCAAATCCGAAAAGGGGTACGCCTTTTGCGCTGCCTCCCCCAAGCCAGAGCGACGCCACAAACTCACCTCAGATATGTCAGGTCAAGACGGTTTCGGACACTTTCGACACTTTTCACTGTTATTTGTGACGCCTGTGACGCCATTCTGCACCACATTGCGATTTCTTTGATATTTGCCGGAACAAAACGCCGTTATTTGAGCAGCGCTTCCTTTTGCTCGATCCAGCCCGGAAGCTGGTTGATGGCTTCCAGTGCGCCATAGCGGGGGTGGCCCTCCGGGGCGTCGGCCAATTCGTGCGCCCAGGTGATGGCGTAGGGGATGTGCACCGCGAAAGCCCCGGCCCCCAGGGCGGGCAGGACGTCGGACTTCATGGAGTTGCCCGCCATGACCGCTTCAGCCGCGCCGGTGCCGTGACGGGCGAACAGATGGGCGTAGGTGTCCACGGTCTTTTCGGAGACGATCTCGACGGCGGAGAAGAGTTCGCCCAGACCGGAGGCGGCGACCTTGCGCTCCTGATCCATAAGGTCGCCCTTGGTGATCAGAACCAGCCGGTACTTCTCTGACAGGGCGGCCAGGGCGTCGTCGACGCCGGGCAGGGTCTCGACGGGATGGGCCAGCATCTCGCGACCAGCGGCCAGGATTTCGCGCACGACTTCCGGCGGCGCGTTCCCGCCCGTCAGTTCCATGGCCGTTTCGATCATGGACAGGGTGAAGCCCTTCACGCCGTAGCCGTAGAGCTGAAGGTTCCGTCGCTCGACGTCGGCCAGACGCGCCTCAATCAGCGTTTCGTCGCCATGGTCGGCCAGAAGGTCGACGAACCGGGCGTGGGTCAGCCGGAAGATGGTCTCGTTGTGCCAAAGGGTGTCGTCGGCATCCAGGCCGATAGTGGTGATGGTCATGCCGGGCTCCCTGAACCGAATCCCGAGGCGCGTCGAGTGTTCGGAAGGTGAGGGCGTTAATGATCAACACGATGCTGACCATGTTTGTCAGGGATATCTTGGTGAAGGGCGCGCATTCTCGGGATGCGGGAAGGCCGGGGGGCATTCACGTGGGAGCCGGTCATGATCGGAAACCCGACGGGGCGGAACGATCCGCCCGATGAAGCGACCCGGGGAGACGGGGCGCGTGGTCCGCCGGAGGGGCGACCCGGGGCGACGCCGCCGCTTGAACGCCGGGCCTATGCGACGCCCTATGAAAGCCTGACCTTCACCTTGGTCACCCGCGCGCGGCAGGAACTGACCGTCACACTGGCCGCGCAGCCTGTGTTCGATCTGGCGCGCTGCGCGCCGGTCAGTCGCCGCATCAGGCGCACTGTCAGGCACCGGGGCGGTGAGCGGGCGCTGACCGGGCTGCGTCGGAGGACGCTGGAGCCGGCGGACCTGAGGCGGATCGACCTTCAGACCCTGCATCAGGGGCTGGATATGTTGAAACTTGGGGTGCACGAAAGCGGCGTCCTTCCGGTCTTCTGGCGCACGGTCGCAACGAGTCGGGGCCGGTTCGCCCTGCTCTGTTCGGAGATGCAGCACGAGCGGCCGGGCGCCTTGCTGGTCGAGGTGATGGGTGGGCTGGAGCAGGCGCCGCCGGAAGCCGTACAGGCGGCGATCGGACATTTTGAAACGACCCGGCAGGCCGCGATCCTGCATCTGTCGCCCGACGCCGGCGCGGTCCGGCGGCTGGCGGGGGTCACGGCGGGTTGCCTGTCCATCGATTTCGCCGGGGTGGAGCATGAGAACGCGCGTGACTGGGCCCAGGCGGCGGCGCTGATCGGCGTCTGCCGCGAGGTCTGCGGGCAGGTGATGCTGCTGAACCTGAGACCGGACCGGGGTCTGGCGGCGCACGAGGCGGGGGCCACCCACGCCGTCTTCGCCGGAATGGACGCGATCACCGTCTGAGAGGGCGCCGGTTGACGAAAAGCCCCGCGGAGAGGCACCTCTGCGGGCATGAGCCACGCCGAGCACTCCATCCCCTTGCCCGAAGACCCGCTGGCGGATCGTCACAAGCTGGGTTGGGGTCTGGCCGCGCTGGTCGTGGCCGGGAACATGATCGGTTCGGGGCTGTATCTGTTGCCTGTCAGTCTGGCCTCCACCGGCAGCTCAAGCCTGATCGGCTGGCTGGTCGCGGCGGTGGGCGCCTGTACGCTGGCGCTGGTGTTTGGCGCGCTGGGGCGGGTGGCGCCCAAGGCGGACGGTCTGTCGGGCTTCGCCGAGAGGGGTCTGGGCCGGTTCGCAGGCTTTCAGGTCTCGCTGGCCTTCTGGATGGCGTGTCTGGTCGGCAATGTAGCCGTGGCGGTGGCGGCGACCGGCTATCTTGGCTTCTTCTGGCCGATCCTGAAGGACCCGGTCGCGGCGACCCTGGTGTTCGCCGCCGCCGCTGTGGCCGCCGCGGCGCCGGGATACCTCCTTCCGACGGCGGGTTTCGTCGCGCTGATGACCCTCGCCTGGTTCCTATTCCTGAGAAAGTCGGCATCGCGCGTTGACCGTGAGGGTCAGGGGGCCTAACCACCGCGCCGTTTGTTCGCCGGATTACGGCCCTACGGAGCGCGCCATGACCCAGACCCTTCTTCCCGGCGTCACAGGCGTTCTGGCGCTGGCGGACGGCACGATCTTCCAGGGTGTCGGCTGCGGCGCCACCGGCACGGCGCTGGGGGAGGTGGTCTTCAACACCGCCATGACCGGGTATCAGGAAATCCTGACCGACCCGTCCTACATGAGCCAGATCCTGGCCTTCACCTTCCCGCACGTCGGCAATGTCGGGGTGAACGTCGAGGACATCGAACAGATCGGTGGCGGTTCGGACACGGCGGCCAGGGGCGCGATCTTCCGCGACGTGCCGACCGACCCGGCCAACTATCGCGCCGAAAGCGACTTCGACAACTGGATGCAGCGTCGTGGCGTCGTGGGTCTGGCGGGGATCGACACCCGCGCCCTGACCGCCCGCATTCGCGACACCGGCGCCCCGCACGCGGTCATCGCCCACGATCCGAACGGCAATTTCGATCTTGAGGCTCTGGTCGCCGAGGCGAAGGCCTGGACCGGTCTGGTCGGTCTGGATCTGGCCAAGCCCGCCTCCACCTTGCAGGCGTTCGAATGGGACGAGGGCCTGTGGGAGTGGCCGGAAGGTCACCCGCGCGTCGACGCCGCCGACAAGTCGGTGGTGGTCATCGACTATGGCGTGAAGCGCAACATCCTGCGTGCTCTGGCCTCAACCGGCGCGAAGATCACCGTGGTGCCGGCCACGACGACGGCGGAAGAAGTTCTGGCCCGCAATCCGGATGGCGTCATCCTGTCGAACGGTCCGGGCGACCCCGCCGCGACCGGTGAATACGCGGTGCCGGAGATCAGGAAGCTGGTCGAAAGCGGCAAGCCTGTCTTCGGCATCTGCCTGGGCCACCAGATGCTGGCGCTCGCACTGGGCGCGAAGACCGTGAAGATGGATCAGGGCCACCACGGCGCGAACCATCCGGTGAAGGACCTGATGACCGGCAAGGTCGAGATCGTGTCGATGAACCACGGCTTCACCGTGGATCGCGACAGTCTGCCGGACGCGGTTGAGGAAACCCACGTCAGCCTGTTCGACGGCACCAACTGCGGCATCGCCCTGAAGGGCAGGCCGGTGTTCAGCGTCCAGCACCACCCGGAGGCGTCCCCGGGACCGACGGACAGCCTCTATCTGTTCCAGCGCTTCGCGGACTCGATGAAGGGCTGAGGTTTTGCCGGTTCGTCCAGGGAGGGCGACCTACTCCGGTTTTCCCAGAAGCCGGCGCGCTACGATTATATAGACCACAAGCCAGATGCCTGACGGGATCAGCCATCTGGCTACGGTGTAGGTCGGGGGCTGGGCAGGACCGCCGTTGCCGGCGAAGCCGATCATCGTCAGCCCGGCGTGAACCGAATTGCTGATCGACGCGCCGAACCGACTGAAGATCGGGGCGTATGCGAGCATCACAACCACAAGAGTGACGCTCAGGATCGCATGTATTTTCAGCGATTCTTTCGTCTCGCGACTGATGGTCAGAGCCATGCGCTGGTCCGCAGCGTTTTACGAAGAGGCGAGGTCAACTACTCCAGCCCGAAACGGACGGCGACGCTGACGAGGGCGTTCTCGCCATCGTGCGACCGCATCAGCACCGACACATAGCGGACCGGTCCCAGCGGACGGCCCGATGCGGCGGCGATGGCTTCGGCCTGCGCGCGGGCGCGGCTGATCGCATCAGCGGTCGCGGCGTTCCAGATGTCCTCGCCGGGGTCGCGGGCTGTGTCGAGGCCCAGCAGCGCCAGGAAAGGCTGCATCTGGCCCAGATTCACGCCATTCAGGCTGTCATCAAGATCCGTGACCCCCGCGTCGACCAATGCGTCGATAAAGGCGGGCATGCGGGTCTCGTTCGGACGGTCGAGCTTGACCTGAACCGAGGCGGTTACGGTGCGGGTTGCGGGCGCATCCGGTTCGGCGGCTGGGGGCGCGGCGCTTCCATCGGCGATGGCGGCAGCCTCCGCGGCGTCCGCGGCCGCCATCGCAGCCCAGTCGATTGTGGCGATGTCGTCTTCACTGGAGATGCCGTAGGTGGTCACCCCCACTTCGACGGCGACCTCGAAATTATTGGCGGCGGAGCGGACGCGCTCCAGCTGGGCGTTGCGGTCGGCGACAGCCTCCGACGCGGTCGCGCCTTCGCCCTTGATGGTCAGGGTCAGCGGCAGGCCGTTGCTGCTCGGCAGGGCGGCGCGGCCTTGGGCGGTGACGAAGACGCCCGGCCCGCCGGCGATGGATTCGGAGATGCTTGGCCGAACTGATCGACCGCGGCGGCGACCGGCCCGGCGATGTCCTGAGCGGCGGCAGGCGTGGCGATCAGGACGGCGGCGA
Coding sequences within it:
- the carA gene encoding glutamine-hydrolyzing carbamoyl-phosphate synthase small subunit is translated as MTQTLLPGVTGVLALADGTIFQGVGCGATGTALGEVVFNTAMTGYQEILTDPSYMSQILAFTFPHVGNVGVNVEDIEQIGGGSDTAARGAIFRDVPTDPANYRAESDFDNWMQRRGVVGLAGIDTRALTARIRDTGAPHAVIAHDPNGNFDLEALVAEAKAWTGLVGLDLAKPASTLQAFEWDEGLWEWPEGHPRVDAADKSVVVIDYGVKRNILRALASTGAKITVVPATTTAEEVLARNPDGVILSNGPGDPAATGEYAVPEIRKLVESGKPVFGICLGHQMLALALGAKTVKMDQGHHGANHPVKDLMTGKVEIVSMNHGFTVDRDSLPDAVEETHVSLFDGTNCGIALKGRPVFSVQHHPEASPGPTDSLYLFQRFADSMKG
- a CDS encoding SIMPL domain-containing protein (The SIMPL domain is named for its presence in mouse protein SIMPL (signalling molecule that associates with mouse pelle-like kinase). Bacterial member BP26, from Brucella, was shown to assemble into a channel-like structure, while YggE from E. coli has been associated with resistance to oxidative stress.); translated protein: MSESIAGGPGVFVTAQGRAALPSSNGLPLTLTIKGEGATASEAVADRNAQLERVRSAANNFEVAVEVGVTTYGISSEDDIATIDWAAMAAADAAEAAAIADGSAAPPAAEPDAPATRTVTASVQVKLDRPNETRMPAFIDALVDAGVTDLDDSLNGVNLGQMQPFLALLGLDTARDPGEDIWNAATADAISRARAQAEAIAAASGRPLGPVRYVSVLMRSHDGENALVSVAVRFGLE
- a CDS encoding HAD family hydrolase — encoded protein: MTITTIGLDADDTLWHNETIFRLTHARFVDLLADHGDETLIEARLADVERRNLQLYGYGVKGFTLSMIETAMELTGGNAPPEVVREILAAGREMLAHPVETLPGVDDALAALSEKYRLVLITKGDLMDQERKVAASGLGELFSAVEIVSEKTVDTYAHLFARHGTGAAEAVMAGNSMKSDVLPALGAGAFAVHIPYAITWAHELADAPEGHPRYGALEAINQLPGWIEQKEALLK
- a CDS encoding amino acid permease, giving the protein MSHAEHSIPLPEDPLADRHKLGWGLAALVVAGNMIGSGLYLLPVSLASTGSSSLIGWLVAAVGACTLALVFGALGRVAPKADGLSGFAERGLGRFAGFQVSLAFWMACLVGNVAVAVAATGYLGFFWPILKDPVAATLVFAAAAVAAAAPGYLLPTAGFVALMTLAWFLFLRKSASRVDREGQGA